A window of Ictidomys tridecemlineatus isolate mIctTri1 chromosome 1, mIctTri1.hap1, whole genome shotgun sequence contains these coding sequences:
- the Camlg gene encoding guided entry of tail-anchored proteins factor CAMLG, translating to MEPVTVATDGGDRPGASAGSGMSASQRRAELRRRKLLMNSEQRINRIMGFHRPGSGAEEESQAKSKQQDSDKLNSLSIPSVSKRIVLGDSVSPGTTDQQGGVVEVKGTQLGDKLDSFIKPPECSNDVNLELRHRNRGDLTTDTVQRGSHHGLEQYLSRFEEAMKLRKQLISEKPNPDDGSASEEFDSFRIFRLVGCALLALGVRAFVCKYLSIFAPFLTLQLAYMGLYKYFPKSEKKIKTTVLTAALLLSGIPAEVINRSMDTYSKMGEVFTDLCVYFFTFIFCHELLDYWGSEVP from the exons ATGGAGCCGGTGACCGTGGCCACCGACGGCGGGGACAGACCTGGGGCCTCGGCGGGCTCAGGCATGTCTGCTTCCCAGCGTCGGGCGGAGCTTCGGCGGAGAAAGCTGCTCATGAACTCGGAGCAGCGCATCAACCGCATCATGGGCTTTCACAGGCCCGGGAGCGGCGCAG aaGAGGAAAGTCAAGCAAAATCAAAGCAGCAGGACAGTGATAAACTGAACTCCCTCAGCATTCCTTCCGTTTCAAAGCGAATAGTGCTGGGTGACTCGGTCAGTCCAGGAACAACTGACCAGCAGGGTGGTGTTGTGGAGGTAAAGGGGACCCAGCTGGGAGACAAATTGGACTCTTTTATTAAACCACCGGAGTGCAGTAATGATGTCAACCTTGAGCTCCGACATCGAAACAGAGGGGACCTGACCACGGACACTGTCCAGAGGGGTTCTCACCATGGCCTAGAACAGTACCTTTCCAGATTTGAAGAAGCAATGAAATTACGGAAACAGTTGATCAGTGAAAAGCCCAATCCAGATGATGGAAGTGCATCAGAAGAATTTGACTCTTTTCGAATATTTAGATTGGTGGGATGTGCTCTTCTTGCTCTTGGCGTCAGAGCTTTTGTTTGCAAATATTTG TCCATATTTGCTCCATTTCTTACTTTACAACTTGCGTACATGGGACTGTACAAATATTTTCCCAAG agtgaaaagaaaataaagacaacagTATTGACAGCAGCACTTCTATTATCTGGAATTCCTGCTGAAGTGATAAATCGATCAATGGATACCTATAGCAAAATGGGTGAAGTCTTCACAGATCTCTGTGTCTACTTTTTCACTTTTATCTTCTGTCATGAACTGCTCGATTACTGGGGCTCTGAAGTACCATGA